The Gadus macrocephalus chromosome 1, ASM3116895v1 DNA window GTACTGTAGGCAAGGTATACAGTGAAAATCGAACTGAGACATTAACCATAATCATTATTCATCCTAATTGTGGGATGTACTTGATATGTTGCCACACCCCCCCTCTGGAACTGGAACCAAGCACATCTGACAGGCTAGCACACTCCCATAATTTAAACAGGCCCTCAAAACCCACCTTTCAACACATAACCTCCTtccattccctccctcctttgaACTATACCTTGTCTTATCAACCTATTTCAGGTTTTTTGGCtacctattttattttatcgtaTTTAATCTTTTTACTTACCCCCGGCAGAGCAGGGTAGTTATGCAGGACAGGTAGACCCTCCAAATATTTCCCTTTTGGACGGGCTTATTATTGGCCTGTGATAACATATACTATAAGTTGCCTTTTTTGTGTGGGAGCATTTGATTAATTGACTACTGCCAGAATGTTAATAGAATTTCAGCAAATCTGAAAAACTAATTATGCTAAAAAACATCCATACCGTTGCTTTTAGACAAACCCACAATACAATATAGCTGCTTTAAAATACTCCACTGATTGAACCTTACCTTGTATTGCCTCCCTAATCCACCTTTTTTGTAAATGTCTTTGTACATCTCTGAAATGTTCATTTTCATGTATCACAGTGTTTCTTTGAAACATTGAACATGTGGGTTTTAAAATAGAATAATGTAATAAATAGACACAAATAGACAATGTAGCCCTCATTGTTCCCATACCATTTAAACATTTGCAGTCTTTTTTAAGAACGAATAAACAATTCATGTCACTCTAACAGCAGAGCCATTCACCAAGGTGGGAATCCAACCCTGAAGGAAAACTAAATATTTATGATCTATTTGCATCACCGTGGGTAGCAGAGGTGTGTGTCAAACTGGTTACACCGCTTAACCTCACAATCAAACCCCGCCCTTCCCCGCACACTGATAACAGCTGTCTGCGAGGAGTCTTCATCTCAGTGCTACACTATTTCTAAGCTCACACTGCGCCTCCCCACATCAACAGTATCCTCCACGCACATCGCGACCACCATGAGTTTGAGATCAAAGCATGGCAGCATCCAGAAGGGTCGATACTCCGGATACTCAGGGGGCTTCAGCAGCATGTCTCTGGGGTCCAACTCTGGCCCCAGAGCCAGCAGCTTCTCCTCCCCCGGAGGCGCCCCTATCAAAGCTGTGTCCGTCAACCTCAATCTGCTCACCCCACTCAACGTGGCCATAGACCCCGACATCCAAGTCATCCGCACCCATGAGAAGAACGAGATCAAGGGCCTCAATAATCGCTTTGCGTCCTTAATTGATAAGGTAagctaattattattttgtttttcctcAAGTGGTTTGGCTACCAGTCTTTGTCAGGACAGGATAGATAGTTAGAAGACGATAATTGCAATACTTTCATAACTTATTCAACGTGGATGTAATTCTGAATGAACACTGCAAGAGTTAGGCTAGttgcttatgttttttttattggttggttTAGTGAATGTTGATGACACCTAAGTTATTATCATGCATATAGGTCAGATTCCTGGAGCAACAGAACAAGATGCTAGAGACCAAGTGGAAACTGCTGAGTGAACAGTCCGATGAGGAGTCTAAACTAGAGCCGATGCTGAAGGGCTACATTGCCAACCTGCAGAGACAGTTGGACACGATCGGCAACGACAAGGAAAGGCTGTGCCAGGAGAGCGATGTTATGCACAAATATGTGGATGACTACAAGAACCAGTAAGatagcattttttttaatttttttactgcATTGTGAAATGTGAAATATGTTCAAAGGAGTTTTATTTTAAGATGACATTAAGAGTAATCTTGCCTAATTAAGATATAATCAATCACTTTACTGCAACTTTCAATGTATGGTTATGTCGATCCAGATACGAGGAGGAGATCAACAAGAGGAACGGCGCAGAGAATGATTTTGTCATGATTAAAAAGGTACAATATTGGTTATTATCTTAGTCACTCACTCGTTCATTCTCCTTCACTCACACCTGGTTTGAACAGTGCACCGGCCAGCTTTAACGGCCACATTTGCTGATGAGTCTCCAACGTAAAGCCGATGGATTGTGAACCATgcttcctcccctcacctctagGATGTGGATGCTGGCTATTTGACCAGGGTGGATCTGGAGGATAGGTTGGCTGGCATGACTGACGAAAACCACTTTCTCATTGCCTTCTATGAAACGGTATAGCCTTATTTCAACTGACATGCATTTCATTGTTTGTTCTACTCTGTCTTTATTTTTAACATTGGCCTTGTGTGTGGGttcaggagctggaggagctgcgggAGAGCATGAAGGACACCTCGGTGGTGTTGCAGATGGACAACGCCCGCGGTCTGGACATGAGTCAGATCGTGGCCGAGGTCAAGGCCCAGTACGAGCAGATCGCCGCCCGCGGCCGCGCCGAGGCCGAGGTGGCGTACAAAACCAAGGTGAACCGGAACAAACGTTAACACCTGCAAATCGTTCCTTTTATTTCAGTTGGTTCACGTCATATTGTCGGCTCTCCGAGGTTCAAACACCAGGTGTGAGGCAATACATCTATAAAGGAAATGAAATGTTTAAAGGCAATGCTGGGGGATCTTCCCTCGAGATACATGTTGTATGATGTCATGAGCTGTGATGACAATTAACATTCTATCCTTTCATTTTGTCACCAGTTTGACCAGATTGCTATCCAGGCAGACCAGTACAGCCACGAGCTACGTCAGACTAAGTCGGAGATCGCTGATCTCACCCGTCTGATCGGCCGCATGCAGAGTGAGCTCCAGTCGGCCAAGGGGCAGGTGCGTAGCAGTGGATGGCTTGGGAGGCGAATCAAAGTTGTATTATCAGTTATTTATCAACAGGAAAACATCCTAAAAGACACACAGACTGTATATGTAATGACACATATGAAGCAGTGCCTATCAAGCAACTGTGAGATATTACATATAGCGGAATCCTGCTGAGCAGAATCCACCTAGATACTGGCTAAGGCATCTaggatatttacatactattgaAATGTTAAGTTAGGCGTCAAAATGAAACTTCATGGCTGTGGATCCTGACGAACCAGCAGACAATCCCGGGGAACCGGTTCCCGTTGTCGACATGTTTCTTCCAtgaaccaaataaacaaattcaATACAGTTATCAGAGACAACCATATTGAGATTAGACATCGACATGTGgtgttcattttgttttgttttaaactgtATCACCGTATCTGGACTATTCCCAGGAAAACTAATCAACCTGTTGAATTATTTTGCTCAGGAATCCTCGCTTGAGAAACAAGTGTCGGAGGCAGAGGACAAAGGGCAGACGGCCACGAGGGACGCCAACGGCCGCATCAGGGACCTGGAGGTGGCCGTACAGAGAGCTAAGCAGGACATGGCCCGCCAGCTCCGGGAGTACCAGGAGCTGATGAACATCAAGCTAGCCCTGGACATCGAGATCTCCACCTACAGTAAACTGCTGGAGGGTGAAgaggacaggtgaggaggagaagcatCCGGACGACCCTCAAAAACACAACAAGGGCTAAAAGCACAATTTTGAATATAAATATGTTCTATTTTTTCCTAATTTCTTCACTACAGGATTGGTCAACAGGCTGTGGTCAGCATTCAGACTTTGGCCTACAAACGTAAGTATTCCAaagagattattatttttaaggcAGTGAACCTTAAACCACTCTTTTTTGTTATAAACGGGGTCATTTGTGTTAAATGATCCTCAACATGGTAATTTATGCCAGTTTATCACTGCTACTGAAATAAATCCCAAATTttgagaattttttttaaaaaaatgtaaattctCCCCAAAACACTGTGAACGTTTCACTCTGATGCGTACACAGGTGGCGTTCTTTTCGTGGTGCCAGACTACCTTTTACGAGGTAGTCTGAACTCATGGCCAAGGgacactggcagtgtgtgtgtggacttgtgGAGCTCTATCTGGGCAGTGGTTTAATGCGGTGTCTGCGAGAAAGTTTGGCCTTTCGGACACTTATTATATGACGCAGTGTATGTGGATGGTGAAGCTCGGTCTGAGCAGCgatatatttatttaagggtTAGGCTTTCCGGACAGCTATGGTATAACGCTACGGTGTGCGGCGGAATTCATGTACAACATTGCTTATAACGCTCATAGCAGTTACACAACGACAGTACTAAAAAAGTATCATAAAATTGCCTTTGGTTGTAACCCTGGGGTCGTGACCCTgccactccccccctctctcccaaaaTGCATTTTTAAAATCAAATAGTGTTCGACTTCAATCTGAAACACGTGGGCTCACTGGTTCTTTCAGGCAGGTTTTGTTAAAATGCCTCCTCAATGGATTCAAGCTTAGAAAATGACATAAGTCACCGACTAACGATAGGAATACAACTGCATGGAGCAACAGTTGCCCCATCTTTACTAGAAAAACGTCATGGTTTCTTAGCTTAAATGGTTTGCTATCTTGAATAACAACAGCTTACTGATATGACATGCAGTGACTTTCAGCTCTTTGTTAACAAATGTAACATACAAgacttttagtgtgtgtgtatgcgcatgcATGTATCTGCGggcttgtgtgcatgtatgtgtgtgtatacatgttgcCATATGTGTGCAACTATgtatgtatgcctgtgtgtgtctttgtgtatatacgtgtatgtgttgcatacgtgtatgtgtttacatgtgtgtgtgtgtgtgtgagtgtgtgtgatagtgtgtgtgatggggtgtgtgtgtgtgtgtgtgtgtgtgtgtgtgtgtgtgtgtgtgtgtgtgtgtgtgtgtgtgtgtgtgtgtgtgtgtgtgtgtgtgtgtgtgtatggttttgtgtgtgtgtttgtactatTTGCACTGTACCCTGTAGACATAGTATTTGTTACATGTGTTTTCCCCACTCTACTTCCCCCCTAGGCGTCAAGGAGATTAACGAGATCAGCAAGCAAGACAGGTCCCCCCCCATTGTCTATAAGGTAGTGGAGACCCAAGACAACATCACATCATATGATTAAACCGAGGTCTTCAATCTAGTTGCATATTTATGTTGGTCTCTCCCTGGTTCTTATTTGTGAATTCTATTCAATTTCTATGTTTTGTTAGCAGATTTATTTCGATTTGTGACCAACAGAAACCTGACCAATGAGCCAAACATAAAGGCCTACTGGAGGATTTTGAAGCTGCATATTAACGTGTCTGTGTGACAATTTGTTCATCCTTTGCAGACTTTAGATTTGTACAACTATTATTCCCTAATCAAACCCTGTTTTTCTCACACTATCTGAAAGTCTTGCACTTGTGCCACTAACTCATGGGTTCATTAGTTTTTACTCTCAATGTAAACCTTACATACCTAACCTGTTTCTGTCTGGGATTTATACATACATTTTCAGGTGTAGCAagataaaataattatttgtaaaCAACCAGAGCTCATCCCGCCCTATAGGAGCCGTTTGAAGAAGGCAATGACTCGAACATTGACTATTACAACTCATTGCTGTTTCTAGCCAAAATGGCCCAAGGTTACAAGTTAGAACCATTTATTATGGAGTTAGATGGGACTCTATGTTGAGATAATTTAATCTCAATGGCGAGAGTACCAGGTGGGGGTAGAGGTTCTGCAGAGCGATAGTCTGGTAATTCCATTTTGGGATGCTTATTGTTCCTTGCCTCAAGCTCTCAaactacattttaataaaaaatctACCACATCCgggattttttacattttaaatacaCAAAGGGTTAGCCTCCAGCTAATGTCACGAATGTGGGTTGACTTTGGTATGTTTTCTTGTTAAACTGGTCACAACCTTTGGATAATGTCTATAGATTGTTAAAACCTCCACAACCCAACAGTCCACAAATAAAGACTGAGCTTGAACCTTGAAATCTGGGTAAACTAGTAGTTTGTACAAATGTGGAGAATGTCAAACCAATTTGTGAGAACAACAGAGTGCAAGTAAAAAGATACAAAACAAGTTCAAGTGTTTACCTATTGGTGGCAGTGTCTGAACACTTCTACCTACATGTCGATCTGGTAGGCAACGCTTTGATTtcgtaataataatacaaaaacaaataaataatatctcataataattataaaaatctAAAAAGTTATCATCATGATTAACATCATTATTTACATCATGATGATTATTTAGCTATAATGGTCACGCGGTTATAATAGGAAGTGGCGGTAAGGCGGGGCCAGACTGTTGACGCGCCATGTACGTGTGCTGTGCAGGAGCGCACTTCATTTGCCTTTTTTTCCGCCTTAAAACATCTGTTTTGTGTGTTCTATGTTGTATGTATTTTAAACATGCAAGTAAATGTCGTCCTTGCCTGAACGACATTTATTGAAAATGTTAATGTCAGGGTGGATCTCTTCCCCAACCATGTCGTAGATTCTGAGTAGTTTCGTATCTTTCGAGAACTATAAGACGTGTGCATCAATTCTAAACCTGTAATTAACCAGATATCAATCCTACTTCCGTGTCCGAAGGTTGATTTGTAGTCTAAGTAGTTGGATGACTGTAACCCGACTTTCTTTTCTTAGTCTCGGGACACTTTGTCAACTATTGTTTACACGTCACTTAATCGGCTGCATTTTCAAGAGCATTCAATAACTGCGTTATACTTAACGGAATATAAGGTAGGCCTAACGAAGCACGCCACGAATTAATTAATTGATGCAGTGAAATGTCTTTCTATTTATAGGTATTTTATCTATATGTTCTCATCACAGGTTTTGAAACCATGGACAAAGAAGCTTTGTTGGATGACCTTATGTCCAATAAGGGCACATCGTCCCTTCTGAGCGGCCAGCTGGCAATCAAAGTGGTAATAGACAACCAATACATACCTCCTTTGATAACTGGGGCTGAGGAAGACATAAGAGCCAGCTTCACCTCTCTTGGccatgttgtcgactcagttcTGTCCGATCAGATCAAAACAATAGCATTAGTTGGCTCAGCAGGGTCCGGTAAAACAACTGCCTTAGAGAAGTTTATTGTAGACTGGGCCAAAGGGGATCATTGCCAGAAGTTCTCTCATGTGTTCCTTTATGACTTGAAGGATCTGAGTTGTGACAGCCAATATTCCCTGAAAACATTGATACAACAGAATCGCCATCCGTTCGACCCAGAGTCTATGGCTCTTGTGCTGCAGAGGCCAGAGAATGtaatgtttgtgtttgacaCGTTGGACCTCTACAAACATCCCTTGGACCGCTCAGAACACACTCTCTGCTCTGATCCCAGCATGCCAATCACAATATCCACTTTGTTGGCCAGCCTACTTCACGGGTCACTTCTGAAAGGAGCTACTTTTTTAGTGGCCACCAGGCCTACAGACAGTCTGAAGTTTCTGGAGGGCTTCAAGTTGGAGTTGTTGGGGTTTTCAAAACCCCAACGAGAGGCCTACTTTGGAAAGTTCTTCCCTGACCCACATGTGGCCAACATTGCTTGGCAGAACATGGAGAGGACATTGGGTTTTTACGATTTTGGTTCCTCTCCTCGTTTTTGTTGGACTGTTTGCTCAGTTTATAAGAATCAGCTAGATGCTGGAGAGAGACTGCCTGAAACAATAACTGAGATATGTGTCAATGCAATGGCACAAATAGTCGCATCCCTTGCACTGGATGAGGTCCGGGCCAGAGAAGTGGTGTTGGCCCTAGGTAGACTGGCTGCTCATTGCTGCATTGATCCACAGTCTACCTGCTGCAAACACAGAATTGCAACATTGGGTCTGAAACAGCTCCTAAACGCTCCGGTCCTGGTTCACTCCCTTCTAAGGGTAGACGGTGACATGGAATCTGATCAATGCATCTTGTCGTTTCACTCCCAGCTGATGCAAGAGTTGCTATTAGCTGTGTCTTTCCTTTTGGATAAGACAATAGCGAAAGACGCGACTGAACTGTTGAACACGCATGAAGGCCATGTGAGGTATCTTCATCTCTACCTGGCAGGGCTTTTGAACCCCAGTCAGCGGAGGCCACTGGAGTCTCTGCTGGGGGCGTTTAACAATGAGCAGCTGATGGACTTTAAATGTTGGCTTGAAACCAGCTCTCAGAAAACAGTCGAAGGCTACCACAAAGAAAAACACCTGACGGTCTTCCGGCTGCTCCATCAGAGTCAAAACAATGTGTTGGTGAAGGAAGTCATCACGCCGTCGGCTCGAATCGGCATCAGCTATGGAGGCCTGGGCCTTGTTGACTGTGTTGCTTTGAATTACGTTGTAAAGTGCCTTGGAGGGATGGAGTGTTTGAATCTGTATTTAGCAAAGAATTTGACGGAGGAGGGAACAGATGCCCTGATCCCAGCCATGGGCCTGTCTCAGAAGATAACGTAAGTCACCTAGTATGCAGAAAATTaaatttttgtatttattggaTGTACTTTCCTTGCATATCAGAATTGTTTAGACTTGTTGTTCACTGTGCTTGCATGACAAACCACCCTTGTGGGGGAGCACAGGTCAAAttacaccctctctccctccctcactctgtctctccaggTTATCAAATAGCTCCCTGAGCGCAGCCTCTGTTGCCCATATAGCCAAGGCCTTAAGGGAAGGAATAACCAAGGAGCTTGATCTGTCGCGTACCCAACTTGGAGACGCTAATCTCAAAGTCCTCTGCAGTGGTCTCAGAGCTTGCAAGTTGCACACATTAAAGTAGGATTTTCCCCAAATCATAATTTCTCTTAGGTGGGGATAGGAGAATGTTGAATGATATAATATGATAATGACATGGTGTGAATATGATATCTACTATATTAACTATATTAATATAGCATTCTAGCATCCGGACTGACTGAGGCCTGCTGTGGAGATCTGTCCTTGGTGcttacctcctccacctcccagttGAGTGTGTTGGACCTGATGTTCAACAAGCTCGGTGACCAGGGGCTCGTGCAGTTGTGCCAAGCCCTGGAGAACCCTTTCTGCAAACTACAAGAGCTTAAGTATGTAAAAATGGACCTGATATGTAATGTCTTATATTTGGCTGTTGGCTACATTCAACATGACATAAAGCTGAAGGAGTGAGGCGTGAATGTAATCAAATTCTATTAAATGATTTGTATATCGTCACGTGTCCTGTCCGCATAATTGGGTTCAGTTTATCGAAATGTCTTATCTTTGTGGTACTAATTTCAATGTTGTATCTTTGTGGTATTAATCTCAATGTCGATTCTTTGTGATACTCATAAGGCTACGTAGCTGTCAGGTGACGGCGCAATCCATGGAGGCTTTGTCCACAGCCTTGTGTTGCGGCCAATCACAACTCAGGATTCTGGACCTGACAGGAAACACAATTGGTGACATTGGAGCAGAGCATCTATCCCAAGCACTCGAGCACCCACATTGTAACCTACAGAGGCTCACGTAAGGCCAAACTGAAATGATCACGTTTATATCTTTCTGCTTTTGTATTTGCTGGGTAAATGACCCCGAAACCAAGTATCAGCATGAACAAAATCATAATTCATATTGTGAATGTTACATCAAATACAA harbors:
- the LOC132455978 gene encoding keratin, type II cytoskeletal 8-like isoform X2 → MSLRSKHGSIQKGRYSGYSGGFSSMSLGSNSGPRASSFSSPGGAPIKAVSVNLNLLTPLNVAIDPDIQVIRTHEKNEIKGLNNRFASLIDKVRFLEQQNKMLETKWKLLSEQSDEESKLEPMLKGYIANLQRQLDTIGNDKERLCQESDVMHKYVDDYKNQYEEEINKRNGAENDFVMIKKDVDAGYLTRVDLEDRLAGMTDENHFLIAFYETELEELRESMKDTSVVLQMDNARGLDMSQIVAEVKAQYEQIAARGRAEAEVAYKTKFDQIAIQADQYSHELRQTKSEIADLTRLIGRMQSELQSAKGQESSLEKQVSEAEDKGQTATRDANGRIRDLEVAVQRAKQDMARQLREYQELMNIKLALDIEISTYSKLLEGEEDRIGQQAVVSIQTLAYKRVKEINEISKQDRSPPIVYKKPDQ
- the LOC132455978 gene encoding keratin, type II cytoskeletal 8-like isoform X1, yielding MSLRSKHGSIQKGRYSGYSGGFSSMSLGSNSGPRASSFSSPGGAPIKAVSVNLNLLTPLNVAIDPDIQVIRTHEKNEIKGLNNRFASLIDKVRFLEQQNKMLETKWKLLSEQSDEESKLEPMLKGYIANLQRQLDTIGNDKERLCQESDVMHKYVDDYKNQYEEEINKRNGAENDFVMIKKDVDAGYLTRVDLEDRLAGMTDENHFLIAFYETELEELRESMKDTSVVLQMDNARGLDMSQIVAEVKAQYEQIAARGRAEAEVAYKTKFDQIAIQADQYSHELRQTKSEIADLTRLIGRMQSELQSAKGQESSLEKQVSEAEDKGQTATRDANGRIRDLEVAVQRAKQDMARQLREYQELMNIKLALDIEISTYSKLLEGEEDRIGQQAVVSIQTLAYKRVKEINEISKQDRSPPIVYKVVETQDNITSYD
- the si:ch73-233m11.2 gene encoding NACHT, LRR and PYD domains-containing protein 3; protein product: MDKEALLDDLMSNKGTSSLLSGQLAIKVVIDNQYIPPLITGAEEDIRASFTSLGHVVDSVLSDQIKTIALVGSAGSGKTTALEKFIVDWAKGDHCQKFSHVFLYDLKDLSCDSQYSLKTLIQQNRHPFDPESMALVLQRPENVMFVFDTLDLYKHPLDRSEHTLCSDPSMPITISTLLASLLHGSLLKGATFLVATRPTDSLKFLEGFKLELLGFSKPQREAYFGKFFPDPHVANIAWQNMERTLGFYDFGSSPRFCWTVCSVYKNQLDAGERLPETITEICVNAMAQIVASLALDEVRAREVVLALGRLAAHCCIDPQSTCCKHRIATLGLKQLLNAPVLVHSLLRVDGDMESDQCILSFHSQLMQELLLAVSFLLDKTIAKDATELLNTHEGHVRYLHLYLAGLLNPSQRRPLESLLGAFNNEQLMDFKCWLETSSQKTVEGYHKEKHLTVFRLLHQSQNNVLVKEVITPSARIGISYGGLGLVDCVALNYVVKCLGGMECLNLYLAKNLTEEGTDALIPAMGLSQKITLSNSSLSAASVAHIAKALREGITKELDLSRTQLGDANLKVLCSGLRACKLHTLNILASGLTEACCGDLSLVLTSSTSQLSVLDLMFNKLGDQGLVQLCQALENPFCKLQELKLRSCQVTAQSMEALSTALCCGQSQLRILDLTGNTIGDIGAEHLSQALEHPHCNLQRLTLSATELTGRCCQRLAQALRSDHCSLVELDLSVNELGPEGALQLCKALRKPGCPLEKLSLTGCELTQVVFTEFGRLLTSGGSQLKSLSLALNDVGDEGMKSLWKAIADPCCLLEELSIEMTQLTDVSAGDLCASLRASRSLKSLDLSNNMLSDASITALVQVVQDSPFLQEVNLKYNDFSEDVFEIMDKCGKINY